A portion of the Bubalus kerabau isolate K-KA32 ecotype Philippines breed swamp buffalo chromosome 1, PCC_UOA_SB_1v2, whole genome shotgun sequence genome contains these proteins:
- the CPT1B gene encoding carnitine O-palmitoyltransferase 1, muscle isoform isoform X2, whose product MAEAHQAVAFQFTVTPEGVDFQLSREVLKHIYLSGIRSWKKRLIRIKNGILRGVYPGSPTSWLVVVMATAGSSYYNVDISMGLVYYIQRWLPEGRPYRTPYTRTLFSMAIFSTGVWMMGIFFFRQTLKLLLSYHGWMFEMHGQTSHLTRVWAVCVRLLSGRQPMLYSFQTSLPKLPVPSVPATVHRYLESVEHLLDDEQYYRMETLAKEFEEKTAPRLQKYLVLKSWWATNYVSDWWEEYVYLRGRNPIVVNSNYYVMDLVLVKNTDVQAARLGNAVHAMITYRRKLDREEIKPVMALGLVPMCSYQMERMFNTTRIPGKDTDVLQHLPDSRHVAVYHKGRFFKVWLYEGSRLLKPRDLEMQFQRILDDPSPPQPGEERLAALTAGGRVEWAQARQAFFSSGKNKAALDAIERAAFFVALDEESHHYDPEDEASLSLYGKALLHGNCYNRWFDKSFTLISFKNGQLGLNTEHAWADAPIIGHLWEFVLGTDSFHLGYTETGHCLGKPNPVLPPPQRLQWDIPEQCQAVIESSYQVAKALADDVELYCFQFLPFGKGLIKKCRTSPDAFVQIALQLAHFRDRGKFCLTYEASMTRMFREGRTETVRSCTRESTAFVQAMVQGRHLNEDLQRLFRKAAEKHQNMYRLAMTGAGIDRHLFCLYVVSKYLGVESPFLAEVADDGYGVSYMIAGENTIFFHVSSKFSSSETNAQRFGNQIRQALLDIANLFQVPKADG is encoded by the exons ATGGCGGAAGCGCACCAGGCTGTGGCCTTCCAGTTCACTGTGACCCCAGAGGGGGTCGACTTCCAGCTCAGTCGGGAGGTGCTGAAACACATCTACCTGTCCGGGATCAGGTCCTGGAAGAAACGCCTGATTCGCATCAAG AATGGCATCCTCAGGGGCGTGTACCCTGGCAGCCCCACCAGCTGGCTGGTCGTGGTTATGGCAACAGCGGGTTCCTCCTACTACAACGTGGACATTTCCATGGGACTGGTCTATTATATCCAGAGATGGCTTCCTGAGGG GCGTCCCTACCGGACCCCATACACCCGGACGCTTTTCAGCATGGCCATCTTCTCCACGGGGGTCTGGATGATGGGCATCTTCTTCTTTCGCCAAACCCTGAAACTGCTTCTTTCCTACCACGGTTGGATGTTTGAGATGCACGGCCAGACCAGCCACTTGACCAGAGTCTGGGCT GTCTGTGTCCGCCTTCTGTCTGGCCGACAGCCCATGCTCTACAGCTTCCAGACGTCTCTGCCCAAGCTGCCGGTGCCCAGCGTGCCAGCCACAGTTCATCGG TATCTAGAATCCGTGGAACACTTGTTGGATGATGAGCAATATTATCGAATGGAGACGCTGGCCAAGGAGTTCGAGGAGAAGACTGCCCCCAGGCTGCAGAAGTACCTGGTACTCAAGTCCTGGTGGGCAACCAACTAT GTGAGCGACTGGTGGGAGGAGTACGTCTACCTCCGGGGCAGGAACCCCATCGTGGTCAACAGCAACTACTACGTCATG GACCTGGTGCTCGTCAAGAACACGGACGTGCAGGCTGCCCGCCTGGGAAATGCTGTCCACGCCATGATCACGTATCGCCGTAAACTGGACCGTGAAGAGATCAAGCCT GTGATGGCGCTGGGCCTCGTGCCCATGTGCTCCTACCAGATGGAGAGGATGTTCAACACCACTCGCATCCCAGGGAAGGACACAG ACGTGCTCCAGCACCTCCCGGACAGCAGGCACGTGGCCGTCTACCACAAGGGCCGATTTTTCAAGGTGTGGCTCTACGAGGGCTCCCGCCTGCTCAAGCCTCGGGACCTGGAGATGCAGTTCCAGAGGATCCTGGacgacccctccccaccccagcccgggGAGGAGAGACTGGCAGCCCTCACTGCAGGGGGAAG AGTGGAGTGGGCGCAGGCACGCCAGGCCTTCTTCAGCTCTGGCAAGAACAAGGCTGCCCTGGATGCCATCGAGCGCGCTGCGTTCTTCGTGGCTCTGGACGAGGAGTCTCACCACTATGACCCGGAGGACGAGGCCAGCCTCAGCCTCTACGGCAAGGCCCTGTTGCACGGCAACTGCTACAACAG GTGGTTCGACAAGTCCTTCACACTCATCTCTTTCAAGAATGGCCAGCTGGGACTCAACACAGAGCACGCGTGGGCAGACGCCCCTATCATAGGGCACCTCTGGGAG TTTGTCCTGGGCACCGACTCCTTCCATCTGGGCTACACAGAGACGGGGCACTGTCTGGGCAAACCCAACCCTGTGCTGCCCCCGCCTCAGCGACTCCAGTGGGACATTCCTGAGCAG TGCCAGGCGGTCATCGAGAGCTCCTACCAGGTGGCCAAGGCGCTGGCGGACGATGTGGAACTGTACTGCTTCCAGTTCCTGCCCTTTGGCAAAGGCCTCATCAAGAAGTGCCGGACCAGCCCTGACGCCTTCGTGCAGATCGCCCTGCAGCTGGCGCACTTCCGG GACAGGGGCAAGTTCTGCCTGACCTATGAAGCCTCAATGACTAGAATGTTCCGAGAGGGCCGGACAGAGACAGTGCGCTCCTGCACCCGCGAGTCCACAGCCTTTGTCCAGGCCATGGTGCAGGggcgccacctg AACGAAGACCTCCAACGTCTGTTCCGGAAGGCTGCTGAGAAGCACCAGAATATGTACCGCCTGGCCATGACAGGGGCGGGGATTGACAGGCACCTCTTCTGCCTTTATGTGGTCTCCAAGTACCTGGGAGTTGAATCCCCTTTCCTGGCTGAG GTGGCAGATGACGGCTACGGCGTTTCCTACATGATTGCGGGTGAGAACACCATCTTCTTCCACGTCTCCAGCAAGTTCTCCAGCTCGGAGACG AATGCCCAGCGCTTTGGGAACCAGATCCGCCAAGCTCTGCTAGACATCGCCAATCTTTTCCAAGTTCCCAAGGCTGATGGCTAA
- the CPT1B gene encoding carnitine O-palmitoyltransferase 1, muscle isoform isoform X1 → MAEAHQAVAFQFTVTPEGVDFQLSREVLKHIYLSGIRSWKKRLIRIKNGILRGVYPGSPTSWLVVVMATAGSSYYNVDISMGLVYYIQRWLPEGRPYRTPYTRTLFSMAIFSTGVWMMGIFFFRQTLKLLLSYHGWMFEMHGQTSHLTRVWAVCVRLLSGRQPMLYSFQTSLPKLPVPSVPATVHRYLESVEHLLDDEQYYRMETLAKEFEEKTAPRLQKYLVLKSWWATNYVSDWWEEYVYLRGRNPIVVNSNYYVMDLVLVKNTDVQAARLGNAVHAMITYRRKLDREEIKPVMALGLVPMCSYQMERMFNTTRIPGKDTDVLQHLPDSRHVAVYHKGRFFKVWLYEGSRLLKPRDLEMQFQRILDDPSPPQPGEERLAALTAGGRVEWAQARQAFFSSGKNKAALDAIERAAFFVALDEESHHYDPEDEASLSLYGKALLHGNCYNRWFDKSFTLISFKNGQLGLNTEHAWADAPIIGHLWEFVLGTDSFHLGYTETGHCLGKPNPVLPPPQRLQWDIPEQCQAVIESSYQVAKALADDVELYCFQFLPFGKGLIKKCRTSPDAFVQIALQLAHFRDRGKFCLTYEASMTRMFREGRTETVRSCTRESTAFVQAMVQGRHLNEDLQRLFRKAAEKHQNMYRLAMTGAGIDRHLFCLYVVSKYLGVESPFLAEVLSEPWRLSTSQIAQFQIRMFDPNKYPKHLGAGGGFGPVADDGYGVSYMIAGENTIFFHVSSKFSSSETNAQRFGNQIRQALLDIANLFQVPKADG, encoded by the exons ATGGCGGAAGCGCACCAGGCTGTGGCCTTCCAGTTCACTGTGACCCCAGAGGGGGTCGACTTCCAGCTCAGTCGGGAGGTGCTGAAACACATCTACCTGTCCGGGATCAGGTCCTGGAAGAAACGCCTGATTCGCATCAAG AATGGCATCCTCAGGGGCGTGTACCCTGGCAGCCCCACCAGCTGGCTGGTCGTGGTTATGGCAACAGCGGGTTCCTCCTACTACAACGTGGACATTTCCATGGGACTGGTCTATTATATCCAGAGATGGCTTCCTGAGGG GCGTCCCTACCGGACCCCATACACCCGGACGCTTTTCAGCATGGCCATCTTCTCCACGGGGGTCTGGATGATGGGCATCTTCTTCTTTCGCCAAACCCTGAAACTGCTTCTTTCCTACCACGGTTGGATGTTTGAGATGCACGGCCAGACCAGCCACTTGACCAGAGTCTGGGCT GTCTGTGTCCGCCTTCTGTCTGGCCGACAGCCCATGCTCTACAGCTTCCAGACGTCTCTGCCCAAGCTGCCGGTGCCCAGCGTGCCAGCCACAGTTCATCGG TATCTAGAATCCGTGGAACACTTGTTGGATGATGAGCAATATTATCGAATGGAGACGCTGGCCAAGGAGTTCGAGGAGAAGACTGCCCCCAGGCTGCAGAAGTACCTGGTACTCAAGTCCTGGTGGGCAACCAACTAT GTGAGCGACTGGTGGGAGGAGTACGTCTACCTCCGGGGCAGGAACCCCATCGTGGTCAACAGCAACTACTACGTCATG GACCTGGTGCTCGTCAAGAACACGGACGTGCAGGCTGCCCGCCTGGGAAATGCTGTCCACGCCATGATCACGTATCGCCGTAAACTGGACCGTGAAGAGATCAAGCCT GTGATGGCGCTGGGCCTCGTGCCCATGTGCTCCTACCAGATGGAGAGGATGTTCAACACCACTCGCATCCCAGGGAAGGACACAG ACGTGCTCCAGCACCTCCCGGACAGCAGGCACGTGGCCGTCTACCACAAGGGCCGATTTTTCAAGGTGTGGCTCTACGAGGGCTCCCGCCTGCTCAAGCCTCGGGACCTGGAGATGCAGTTCCAGAGGATCCTGGacgacccctccccaccccagcccgggGAGGAGAGACTGGCAGCCCTCACTGCAGGGGGAAG AGTGGAGTGGGCGCAGGCACGCCAGGCCTTCTTCAGCTCTGGCAAGAACAAGGCTGCCCTGGATGCCATCGAGCGCGCTGCGTTCTTCGTGGCTCTGGACGAGGAGTCTCACCACTATGACCCGGAGGACGAGGCCAGCCTCAGCCTCTACGGCAAGGCCCTGTTGCACGGCAACTGCTACAACAG GTGGTTCGACAAGTCCTTCACACTCATCTCTTTCAAGAATGGCCAGCTGGGACTCAACACAGAGCACGCGTGGGCAGACGCCCCTATCATAGGGCACCTCTGGGAG TTTGTCCTGGGCACCGACTCCTTCCATCTGGGCTACACAGAGACGGGGCACTGTCTGGGCAAACCCAACCCTGTGCTGCCCCCGCCTCAGCGACTCCAGTGGGACATTCCTGAGCAG TGCCAGGCGGTCATCGAGAGCTCCTACCAGGTGGCCAAGGCGCTGGCGGACGATGTGGAACTGTACTGCTTCCAGTTCCTGCCCTTTGGCAAAGGCCTCATCAAGAAGTGCCGGACCAGCCCTGACGCCTTCGTGCAGATCGCCCTGCAGCTGGCGCACTTCCGG GACAGGGGCAAGTTCTGCCTGACCTATGAAGCCTCAATGACTAGAATGTTCCGAGAGGGCCGGACAGAGACAGTGCGCTCCTGCACCCGCGAGTCCACAGCCTTTGTCCAGGCCATGGTGCAGGggcgccacctg AACGAAGACCTCCAACGTCTGTTCCGGAAGGCTGCTGAGAAGCACCAGAATATGTACCGCCTGGCCATGACAGGGGCGGGGATTGACAGGCACCTCTTCTGCCTTTATGTGGTCTCCAAGTACCTGGGAGTTGAATCCCCTTTCCTGGCTGAG GTGCTCTCAGAACCCTGGCGCCTCTCCACTAGCCAGATCGCTCAATTCCAGATCCGTATGTTCGACCCAAACAAGTACCCCAAACACCTGGGTGCTGGCGGTGGCTTTGGCCCT GTGGCAGATGACGGCTACGGCGTTTCCTACATGATTGCGGGTGAGAACACCATCTTCTTCCACGTCTCCAGCAAGTTCTCCAGCTCGGAGACG AATGCCCAGCGCTTTGGGAACCAGATCCGCCAAGCTCTGCTAGACATCGCCAATCTTTTCCAAGTTCCCAAGGCTGATGGCTAA
- the CPT1B gene encoding carnitine O-palmitoyltransferase 1, muscle isoform isoform X3 — translation MAIFSTGVWMMGIFFFRQTLKLLLSYHGWMFEMHGQTSHLTRVWAVCVRLLSGRQPMLYSFQTSLPKLPVPSVPATVHRYLESVEHLLDDEQYYRMETLAKEFEEKTAPRLQKYLVLKSWWATNYVSDWWEEYVYLRGRNPIVVNSNYYVMDLVLVKNTDVQAARLGNAVHAMITYRRKLDREEIKPVMALGLVPMCSYQMERMFNTTRIPGKDTDVLQHLPDSRHVAVYHKGRFFKVWLYEGSRLLKPRDLEMQFQRILDDPSPPQPGEERLAALTAGGRVEWAQARQAFFSSGKNKAALDAIERAAFFVALDEESHHYDPEDEASLSLYGKALLHGNCYNRWFDKSFTLISFKNGQLGLNTEHAWADAPIIGHLWEFVLGTDSFHLGYTETGHCLGKPNPVLPPPQRLQWDIPEQCQAVIESSYQVAKALADDVELYCFQFLPFGKGLIKKCRTSPDAFVQIALQLAHFRDRGKFCLTYEASMTRMFREGRTETVRSCTRESTAFVQAMVQGRHLNEDLQRLFRKAAEKHQNMYRLAMTGAGIDRHLFCLYVVSKYLGVESPFLAEVLSEPWRLSTSQIAQFQIRMFDPNKYPKHLGAGGGFGPVADDGYGVSYMIAGENTIFFHVSSKFSSSETNAQRFGNQIRQALLDIANLFQVPKADG, via the exons ATGGCCATCTTCTCCACGGGGGTCTGGATGATGGGCATCTTCTTCTTTCGCCAAACCCTGAAACTGCTTCTTTCCTACCACGGTTGGATGTTTGAGATGCACGGCCAGACCAGCCACTTGACCAGAGTCTGGGCT GTCTGTGTCCGCCTTCTGTCTGGCCGACAGCCCATGCTCTACAGCTTCCAGACGTCTCTGCCCAAGCTGCCGGTGCCCAGCGTGCCAGCCACAGTTCATCGG TATCTAGAATCCGTGGAACACTTGTTGGATGATGAGCAATATTATCGAATGGAGACGCTGGCCAAGGAGTTCGAGGAGAAGACTGCCCCCAGGCTGCAGAAGTACCTGGTACTCAAGTCCTGGTGGGCAACCAACTAT GTGAGCGACTGGTGGGAGGAGTACGTCTACCTCCGGGGCAGGAACCCCATCGTGGTCAACAGCAACTACTACGTCATG GACCTGGTGCTCGTCAAGAACACGGACGTGCAGGCTGCCCGCCTGGGAAATGCTGTCCACGCCATGATCACGTATCGCCGTAAACTGGACCGTGAAGAGATCAAGCCT GTGATGGCGCTGGGCCTCGTGCCCATGTGCTCCTACCAGATGGAGAGGATGTTCAACACCACTCGCATCCCAGGGAAGGACACAG ACGTGCTCCAGCACCTCCCGGACAGCAGGCACGTGGCCGTCTACCACAAGGGCCGATTTTTCAAGGTGTGGCTCTACGAGGGCTCCCGCCTGCTCAAGCCTCGGGACCTGGAGATGCAGTTCCAGAGGATCCTGGacgacccctccccaccccagcccgggGAGGAGAGACTGGCAGCCCTCACTGCAGGGGGAAG AGTGGAGTGGGCGCAGGCACGCCAGGCCTTCTTCAGCTCTGGCAAGAACAAGGCTGCCCTGGATGCCATCGAGCGCGCTGCGTTCTTCGTGGCTCTGGACGAGGAGTCTCACCACTATGACCCGGAGGACGAGGCCAGCCTCAGCCTCTACGGCAAGGCCCTGTTGCACGGCAACTGCTACAACAG GTGGTTCGACAAGTCCTTCACACTCATCTCTTTCAAGAATGGCCAGCTGGGACTCAACACAGAGCACGCGTGGGCAGACGCCCCTATCATAGGGCACCTCTGGGAG TTTGTCCTGGGCACCGACTCCTTCCATCTGGGCTACACAGAGACGGGGCACTGTCTGGGCAAACCCAACCCTGTGCTGCCCCCGCCTCAGCGACTCCAGTGGGACATTCCTGAGCAG TGCCAGGCGGTCATCGAGAGCTCCTACCAGGTGGCCAAGGCGCTGGCGGACGATGTGGAACTGTACTGCTTCCAGTTCCTGCCCTTTGGCAAAGGCCTCATCAAGAAGTGCCGGACCAGCCCTGACGCCTTCGTGCAGATCGCCCTGCAGCTGGCGCACTTCCGG GACAGGGGCAAGTTCTGCCTGACCTATGAAGCCTCAATGACTAGAATGTTCCGAGAGGGCCGGACAGAGACAGTGCGCTCCTGCACCCGCGAGTCCACAGCCTTTGTCCAGGCCATGGTGCAGGggcgccacctg AACGAAGACCTCCAACGTCTGTTCCGGAAGGCTGCTGAGAAGCACCAGAATATGTACCGCCTGGCCATGACAGGGGCGGGGATTGACAGGCACCTCTTCTGCCTTTATGTGGTCTCCAAGTACCTGGGAGTTGAATCCCCTTTCCTGGCTGAG GTGCTCTCAGAACCCTGGCGCCTCTCCACTAGCCAGATCGCTCAATTCCAGATCCGTATGTTCGACCCAAACAAGTACCCCAAACACCTGGGTGCTGGCGGTGGCTTTGGCCCT GTGGCAGATGACGGCTACGGCGTTTCCTACATGATTGCGGGTGAGAACACCATCTTCTTCCACGTCTCCAGCAAGTTCTCCAGCTCGGAGACG AATGCCCAGCGCTTTGGGAACCAGATCCGCCAAGCTCTGCTAGACATCGCCAATCTTTTCCAAGTTCCCAAGGCTGATGGCTAA
- the CHKB gene encoding choline/ethanolamine kinase isoform X1, giving the protein MAAEGTDVVGGGPLGGCLTKDSLLQAKCPDAAPSRRRGSARSRDAERRAYQWCREYLGGAWRQARPEELRVDPVSGGLSNLLFRCSLPDHLPSVGEEPREVLLRLYGAILQGVDSLVLESVMFAILAERSLGPQLYGVFPEGRLEQYIPSRPLKTHELRDPVLSAAIATKMAKFHGMEMPFTKEPHWLFGTMERYLKQIQDLPPTGFPQMNLLEIYSLKDEMDNLRKLLDTTPSPVVFCHNDIQEGNILLLSEPKNTDSLMLVDFEYSSYNYRGFDIGNHFCEWVYDYTHEEWPFYKAQPANYPTEGQQLHFIRHYLAEVKKGEAVSQEEQRELEADLLVEANWYALASHFFWGLWSILQASMSTIEFGYLEYAQSRFQFYFQQKGQMTSFHPSS; this is encoded by the exons ATGGCGGCCGAGGGGACCGATGTGGTCGGAGGCGGGCCTCTCGGAGGCTGCCTGACCAAGGACAGCTTGCTGCAGGCTAAGTGCCCCGACGCGGCCCCGAGCCGGCGGCGTGGCTCGGCGCGCTCACGAGACGCCGAGCGCCGCGCCTACCAGTGGTGCCGAGAGTACTTGGGCGGGGCCTGGCGCCAGGCGCGGCCGGAGGAGCTGAGGGTTGACCCAGTAAG CGGAGGCCTCAGCAACCTGCTCTTCCGCTGCTCGCTGCCCGACCACCTGCCCAGCGTTGGCGAGGAGCCCCGGGAGGTGCTGCTGCGGCTGTACGGGGCCATCCTGCAG GGAGTGGACTCCTTGGTCCTTGAAAGTGTGATGTTCGCCATACTTGCAGAGCGGTCGCTGGGGCCCCAGCTCTACGGAGTCTTTCCAGAGGGCCGGCTGGAACAGTACATCCCA AGCCGGCCACTGAAGACACATGAGCTTCGAGATCCAGTGTTGTCTGCAGCCATTGCCACGAAGATGGCCAAGTTCCACGGCATGGAGATGCCTTTCACTAAGGAGCCCCACTGGCTATTCGGGACCATGGAGCG GTACTTAAAGCAGATCCAGGACCTGCCCCCTACCGGCTTTCCCCAGATGAACCTGCTGGAGATATACAGCTTGAAGGATGAGATGGACAACCTCAG GAAGCTGCTAGATACTACCCCGTCACCAGTGGTGTTTTGCCACAATGATATCCAAGAAG GGAACATCTTACTGCTCTCAGAGCCTAAAAACACCGACAGCCTCATGCTGGTGGACTTCGAGTACAGCAGTTACAACTACAG GGGCTTTGACATTGGGAACCATTTTTGTGAGTGGGTTTACGATTATACTCACGAGGAGTGGCCTTTCTACAAAGCGCAGCCTGCAAACTACCCCACTGAGGGACAGCAG CTCCATTTTATTCGCCACTACCTGGCGGAGGTAAAGAAAGGTGAGGCCGTCTCCCAGGAGGAGCAGAGGGAACTGGAAGCAGACTTGCTGGTGGAAGCTAATTG GTATGCCTTGGCATCTCATTTCTTTTGGGGTCTCTGGTCCATCCTTCAGGCATCCATGTCCACTATAGAATTTGGTTACTTG GAGTATGCGCAGTCTCGGTTCCAGTTCTACTTCCAGCAGAAGGGCCAGATGACCAGCTTCCACCCCTCGTCCTGA
- the CHKB gene encoding choline/ethanolamine kinase isoform X2, translated as MAAEGTDVVGGGPLGGCLTKDSLLQAKCPDAAPSRRRGSARSRDAERRAYQWCREYLGGAWRQARPEELRVDPVSGGLSNLLFRCSLPDHLPSVGEEPREVLLRLYGAILQGVDSLVLESVMFAILAERSLGPQLYGVFPEGRLEQYIPSRPLKTHELRDPVLSAAIATKMAKFHGMEMPFTKEPHWLFGTMERYLKQIQDLPPTGFPQMNLLEIYSLKDEMDNLRKLLDTTPSPVVFCHNDIQEGNILLLSEPKNTDSLMLVDFEYSSYNYRYALASHFFWGLWSILQASMSTIEFGYLEYAQSRFQFYFQQKGQMTSFHPSS; from the exons ATGGCGGCCGAGGGGACCGATGTGGTCGGAGGCGGGCCTCTCGGAGGCTGCCTGACCAAGGACAGCTTGCTGCAGGCTAAGTGCCCCGACGCGGCCCCGAGCCGGCGGCGTGGCTCGGCGCGCTCACGAGACGCCGAGCGCCGCGCCTACCAGTGGTGCCGAGAGTACTTGGGCGGGGCCTGGCGCCAGGCGCGGCCGGAGGAGCTGAGGGTTGACCCAGTAAG CGGAGGCCTCAGCAACCTGCTCTTCCGCTGCTCGCTGCCCGACCACCTGCCCAGCGTTGGCGAGGAGCCCCGGGAGGTGCTGCTGCGGCTGTACGGGGCCATCCTGCAG GGAGTGGACTCCTTGGTCCTTGAAAGTGTGATGTTCGCCATACTTGCAGAGCGGTCGCTGGGGCCCCAGCTCTACGGAGTCTTTCCAGAGGGCCGGCTGGAACAGTACATCCCA AGCCGGCCACTGAAGACACATGAGCTTCGAGATCCAGTGTTGTCTGCAGCCATTGCCACGAAGATGGCCAAGTTCCACGGCATGGAGATGCCTTTCACTAAGGAGCCCCACTGGCTATTCGGGACCATGGAGCG GTACTTAAAGCAGATCCAGGACCTGCCCCCTACCGGCTTTCCCCAGATGAACCTGCTGGAGATATACAGCTTGAAGGATGAGATGGACAACCTCAG GAAGCTGCTAGATACTACCCCGTCACCAGTGGTGTTTTGCCACAATGATATCCAAGAAG GGAACATCTTACTGCTCTCAGAGCCTAAAAACACCGACAGCCTCATGCTGGTGGACTTCGAGTACAGCAGTTACAACTACAG GTATGCCTTGGCATCTCATTTCTTTTGGGGTCTCTGGTCCATCCTTCAGGCATCCATGTCCACTATAGAATTTGGTTACTTG GAGTATGCGCAGTCTCGGTTCCAGTTCTACTTCCAGCAGAAGGGCCAGATGACCAGCTTCCACCCCTCGTCCTGA